A single window of Cololabis saira isolate AMF1-May2022 chromosome 24, fColSai1.1, whole genome shotgun sequence DNA harbors:
- the setdb2 gene encoding histone-lysine N-methyltransferase SETDB2, translating into MEARLDPGDVERARSFWAEEDVDQVFTGVLVYLDRLKGALKAGTASDKEYVQGLKLLECLDGPAPSPPSPPSPRDPDKDWSVVQVVIGSGEVLPGHPHRGEPPQQGVASPHRAEASPGPPNGKVPSPAGREELLAPLAVVQLQYEPHRCCRTCLPTLPRLHQAVTPFWGHNPLKVPLLCGFKRLSAMPLMSSPPGGGAWDAQGGGAWDGEEAELNWDKWDVVYKAPCGLSLRSYDDVMCYLLCTDSYDVLQVDFFTFNPAVLLDPPPVPGSNQPEQDLSWGAEPTPVELVAAGDGSRPADFRYRKDRWPHGCFLSRGPALFRCCCDCTDGCGDATRCACVAATTGGRSYSHQRLKEPVPAGLMECGPWCGCDRSRCQNRLVQRGIRVRLQVFQTRDRGWGVRCRDDLDQGTFICIYAGVVLQRVYPPPELPPPKLSRADLPSDDEVEVVTEWLAPPLLLEGRGQLADTPPPTMSPPTSPPLHVPVIQRPPELTAPALDRYKVQAVLVGVPDSSSPSGDSPPETVAVATGVNGTDGDGRNLKRRSSVDDVSFIDASRDGNVSRFLNHSCRPNLFLQNVFTDSHDPAFPVVAFFTSRVVKAGGELTWNYAAQASAAAADGQEVPCLCCSDGCRGYLHVHEEELLEADAP; encoded by the exons ATGGAGGCTCGGCTGGACCCGGGGGACGTAG aacgggcCCGGAGCTTCTGGGCCGAGGAGGACGTGGACCAGGTCTTTACAGGGGTTCTGGTTTACCTGGACCGGCTGAAGGGGGCGCTGAAGGCCGGCACGGCCTCCGATAAAG AGTACGTCCAGGGCCTGAAGCTGCTGGAGTGTCTGGACGGCCCCGccccgtcccccccgtcccccccgtctCCCCGGGACCCGGACAAGGACTGGTCGGTGGTGCAGGTGGTGATCGGGTCGGGGGAGGTGCTGCCGGGCCACCCCCACCGGGGCGAGCCCCCCCAGCAGGGCGTGGCCTCCCCCCACCGGGCCGAGGCCTCCCCCGGCCCCCCCAACGGGAAGGTTCCCTCCCCGGCCGGCcgggaggagctgctggccCCGCTGGCCGTGGTGCAGCTGCAGTACGAGCCGCACCGCTGCTGCAGG acctgcCTGCCTACGTTACCCAGACTGCACCAGGCCGTGACTCCGTTCTGGGGCCACAACCCCCTGAAGGTTCCGCTGCTCTGCGGCTTCAAGCGTCTCAGCGCCATGCCGCTGATGTCATCGCCCCCAGGGGGCGGAGCCTGGGACGcccaggggggcggggcctgggaCGGCGAGGAGGCGGAGCTAAACTGGGACAAGTGGGACGTGGTTTACAAGGCGCCGTGTGGACTTAGCCTGCGCAGCTACGACGACGTCATGTGCTACCTGCTGTGTACGGACAGTTACGACGTCCTGCAG GTGGACTTCTTCACCTTCAACCCGGCCGTGCTGCTGGACCCGCCCCCGGTGCCGGGCTCCAACCAACCAGAGCAGGACCTGAGCTGGGGGGCGGAGCCTACGCCGGTGGAGCTGGTCGCTGCCGGCGACGGCTCCCGTCCCGCCGACTTCCGCTACCGCAAGGACCGCTGGCCGCACGGCTGCTTCCTGAGCCGCGGGCCGGCGCTGTTCCGCTGCTGCTGCGACTGCACCGACGGCTGCGGCGACGCCACGCGCTGCGCCTGCGTCGCCGCGACGACCGGGGGGCGGAGCTACAGCCACCAGCGCCTGAAGGAGCCAGTACCGGCGGG GCTGATGGAGTGCGGGCCCTGGTGCGGGTGCGACCGGTCCCGCTGCCAGAACCGGCTGGTCCAGAGGGGGATCCGGGTCCGGCTGCAGGTCTTCCAGACCCGGGACCGAGGATGGGGGGTCCGGTGCCGGGACGACCTGGACCAGGGGACGTTTATCTGCATCTACGCAG GCGTGGTCCTGCAGAGAGTCTACCCGCCCCCCGAGCTGCCCCCCCCGAAGCTTTCCCGGGCTGACCTTCCGTCCGACGACGag gtggaggtggtgACGGAGTggctggccccgccccttctgcTGGAGGGGCGGGGCCAGCTGGCAGACACGCCCCCTCCGACCATGTCCCCGCCCACATCCCCCCCGCTGCACGTGCCCGTCATCCAGAGGCCCCCGGAGCTCACGGCCCCGGCCCTGGACCGCTACAAG gtgcagGCCGTGCTGGTCGGAGTTCCGGACTCGTCGTCGCCTTCAG GTGACTCGCCGCCGGAGACGGTCGCCGTGGCGACGGGCGTCAACGGCACGGACGGCGACGGCAGGAACCTGAAGAGAAGATCCAGCGTGGACGACGTTAGCTTCATAGACGCTAGCAGGGACGGGAACGTGAGCCGCTTCCTCAAC CACAGCTGTCGTCCAAACCTCTTCCTCCAAAACGTTTTCACCGACTCTCACGACCCGGCGTTTCCTGTCGTCGCCTTTTTCACCTCCAG GGTGGTGAAGGCCGGCGGCGAGCTAACCTGGAACTACGCGGCGCAGGCTAGCGCCGCCGCGGCGGACGGACAGGAAGTGCCGTGTCTTTGCTGCAGCGACGGTTGCCGCGGTTACCTGCACGTCCAcgaggaggagctgctggaggccgACGCCCCCTGA